One segment of Bradyrhizobium sp. WD16 DNA contains the following:
- a CDS encoding flagellar motor protein MotB — protein sequence MARKKKHDGHAGGHGWFVTFADLMGLLMSFFVMLTAFSTQDQQKLKIVAGSMREAFGVQTEARYSGVIESDGLPTRPKLRNAAHVPPEEASNTPTPEQDDNKRTAGAKMKTDREFALASASLRQALQDMPELTEISKHIMFEETKQGLNLEIIDQDGRSMFADGSKEPYDRTRLLLQKLAGPLKATPLRVAITGHTAAGFVLSRTGYDGFDLSADRANMVRQILEREGLPAGHVYSVSGKADTQPLFPDDPSLAANRRVTITLMREDPPLPPNLKP from the coding sequence ATGGCCAGAAAGAAGAAACACGACGGCCATGCGGGTGGGCACGGTTGGTTCGTGACGTTCGCCGACCTGATGGGGCTTCTGATGAGCTTCTTCGTGATGCTCACGGCGTTTTCCACCCAGGACCAGCAGAAGCTCAAGATCGTCGCCGGGTCGATGCGCGAAGCCTTCGGCGTGCAGACCGAAGCGCGCTATTCCGGCGTGATCGAGAGCGACGGTCTGCCGACCCGGCCCAAATTGCGCAACGCCGCCCATGTGCCGCCGGAAGAGGCGTCCAATACGCCGACGCCCGAGCAGGACGACAACAAGCGCACCGCCGGCGCCAAGATGAAGACCGACCGGGAATTCGCGCTCGCATCGGCCTCCTTGCGCCAGGCCCTGCAGGACATGCCCGAGCTGACCGAGATCTCCAAGCACATCATGTTCGAAGAGACCAAGCAGGGGCTCAATCTGGAGATCATCGACCAGGACGGCCGCTCGATGTTCGCCGACGGCTCCAAGGAGCCGTATGATCGAACGCGGCTGTTGCTGCAGAAGTTGGCGGGCCCGCTGAAGGCGACCCCGTTGCGGGTGGCCATCACCGGACACACCGCTGCGGGCTTTGTGCTGTCGCGCACGGGCTATGACGGCTTCGACTTGTCGGCGGACCGCGCCAATATGGTGCGCCAGATCCTCGAGCGTGAAGGGCTGCCGGCCGGCCACGTCTATTCGGTGAGCGGCAAGGCCGATACGCAGCCGCTGTTTCCGGACGATCCATCGCTCGCCGCCAATCGCCGGGTGACCATCACCCTGATGCGGGAAGATCCGCCGCTGCCGCCGAACCTCAAACCCTGA
- a CDS encoding motility protein A, which produces MDFATSIGLVVGMGVIAVMMLLGGDLEMFVSEHAMIIIFGGSLAATLIRFPLTSILHGFPLGAKFAFTLRRTTARELVDQLAGIAEIARKQGPVGLEKVETEDAFLAKGIRYVADGYDADFIRDNLERDRDNFLAHLDEGQKIYRAVGDCAPAFGMVGTIIGMVQMFANMTDPSKLGPFMATALLATLYGAVVANIFCLPIADKLALKLHDEDTNRTLIIDGILMIRDAKSAALVREMLLAYLPEKHRHGADEPVPA; this is translated from the coding sequence ATGGATTTCGCCACCAGTATCGGCCTCGTTGTAGGCATGGGCGTCATCGCGGTGATGATGCTATTGGGCGGCGATCTGGAGATGTTCGTCAGCGAACACGCCATGATCATCATCTTTGGCGGTTCACTCGCAGCGACCCTCATCCGCTTCCCGCTGACGTCGATCCTCCACGGCTTCCCGCTCGGCGCCAAGTTTGCCTTCACCCTGCGCCGGACCACGGCGCGTGAACTGGTCGACCAGCTCGCCGGAATCGCCGAGATCGCCCGCAAGCAGGGCCCGGTGGGCCTGGAAAAGGTCGAGACCGAAGACGCCTTCCTTGCCAAGGGCATCCGCTATGTCGCCGACGGCTACGATGCCGATTTCATCCGCGACAATCTCGAACGCGATCGCGACAATTTTCTCGCCCACCTCGACGAGGGCCAGAAGATCTATCGCGCGGTCGGCGACTGCGCGCCCGCGTTCGGCATGGTCGGCACCATCATCGGCATGGTGCAGATGTTCGCGAACATGACCGATCCCTCCAAGCTCGGCCCCTTCATGGCGACCGCGCTTCTGGCGACGCTCTACGGTGCGGTGGTCGCCAACATCTTCTGCCTGCCGATTGCCGACAAGCTGGCTCTCAAGCTGCACGACGAGGACACCAACCGCACACTGATCATCGACGGAATCCTGATGATCCGCGACGCCAAGAGTGCGGCGCTGGTCCGCGAAATGCTGCTCGCCTACCTGCCGGAAAAGCACCGTCACGGTGCCGACGAGCCGGTGCCGGCGTAG
- the pssA gene encoding CDP-diacylglycerol--serine O-phosphatidyltransferase, whose amino-acid sequence MPRPFDPASIDQKRRRFRPIPVRMLVPNIITLLAICAGLTAIRLSTEGRLELALAAIVFAALLDGIDGRVARLIKGQSRFGAELDSLADFVNFGVTPGLILYFWQLHELKNVGWISAMIFAISGGLRLARFNVTIDDPNRPAYAAGFFTGVPAPAGALLVLLPIYLSFLGVPKLPTTLIALYTLLIAFLMVSRLPVFSGKTVHTRVPPEMLLPVFVVTILVIALLIGYPWHLLSAGAVIYLLTLPAGYLSYRRHERAAAASHVHPVAPAATDAVPGAPPSPPSSTGAAGFEAPSEGGERPTRLN is encoded by the coding sequence ATGCCCAGGCCCTTTGACCCTGCTTCTATCGACCAGAAGCGCCGCCGCTTCCGCCCGATCCCCGTGCGGATGCTGGTCCCCAACATCATCACCCTGCTGGCGATCTGCGCCGGCCTGACGGCGATCCGTCTGTCGACCGAGGGCCGGCTCGAGCTGGCGCTGGCCGCGATCGTCTTCGCTGCGCTGCTCGACGGTATCGACGGCCGTGTCGCCAGGCTGATCAAGGGCCAGTCGCGGTTCGGCGCCGAACTCGACAGCCTCGCCGACTTCGTCAATTTTGGCGTCACGCCCGGGCTGATCCTGTATTTCTGGCAGCTCCACGAGCTCAAGAATGTGGGCTGGATCTCGGCGATGATCTTCGCCATCAGCGGCGGCCTGAGGCTGGCCCGGTTCAACGTTACGATCGACGACCCCAACCGGCCCGCCTATGCGGCCGGCTTCTTCACCGGCGTCCCGGCTCCCGCCGGCGCGCTGCTCGTCCTGCTGCCGATCTATCTGTCGTTCCTCGGCGTACCGAAGCTGCCGACCACCCTGATTGCGCTCTACACCCTGCTGATCGCCTTCCTGATGGTGTCGCGCCTGCCGGTCTTCTCCGGCAAGACCGTGCATACCCGCGTGCCGCCGGAAATGCTGCTGCCGGTCTTCGTCGTCACCATCCTCGTGATCGCGCTGCTGATCGGCTATCCGTGGCACCTGCTTTCGGCCGGAGCCGTCATCTACCTGTTGACCCTGCCGGCGGGCTATCTGTCGTATCGCCGGCACGAGCGGGCTGCTGCTGCGAGCCATGTGCATCCGGTCGCGCCCGCCGCGACGGATGCGGTGCCCGGGGCTCCGCCATCGCCGCCGTCTTCGACAGGCGCGGCGGGTTTTGAGGCGCCATCCGAGGGTGGAGAGCGCCCGACGCGGCTCAACTGA
- a CDS encoding phosphatidylserine decarboxylase encodes MSIAKSIRAQIPPIHPEGYPFIGAFAFASLILLWIWSPLGWVGVVLTVWCALFFRDPVRVTPTREGLVVAPADGRVSMITQTVPPPELGLGAAPLLRISIFMSVFNCHVNRSPVAGRIERIAYRPGKFINAELDKASEDNERNSLVIVTPAGRIGVVQIAGLVARRIVSFVREGQSLVAGERFGLIRFGSRLDVFLPEGAKALVSEGQTAIAGETVLADFRVGDGGRTFRVD; translated from the coding sequence ATGTCGATCGCCAAGTCCATTCGTGCCCAGATCCCGCCGATCCATCCGGAGGGGTATCCCTTCATCGGCGCCTTCGCCTTTGCCAGCCTGATTCTGCTCTGGATCTGGTCGCCGCTCGGCTGGGTCGGAGTGGTGCTCACGGTTTGGTGCGCGCTGTTCTTCCGCGATCCGGTCCGGGTGACGCCGACCCGCGAGGGGCTCGTCGTGGCGCCTGCCGACGGCCGGGTGTCGATGATCACCCAGACCGTGCCGCCGCCCGAACTCGGCCTCGGCGCCGCGCCATTGCTTCGCATCTCCATCTTCATGAGCGTGTTCAACTGCCACGTGAACCGCAGTCCGGTGGCGGGCCGCATCGAGCGGATCGCCTACCGGCCAGGCAAATTCATCAATGCCGAGCTGGACAAGGCCAGTGAGGATAACGAGCGCAATTCGCTGGTCATCGTGACCCCGGCCGGGCGGATCGGCGTCGTCCAGATTGCCGGCCTGGTGGCGCGGCGCATCGTGTCCTTCGTCCGGGAAGGGCAGAGCCTGGTTGCCGGCGAGCGCTTCGGCCTGATCCGCTTCGGCTCGCGCCTCGACGTCTTCCTGCCCGAAGGCGCCAAGGCGCTGGTCTCCGAGGGCCAGACGGCCATTGCCGGGGAGACCGTGCTGGCCGATTTCCGTGTCGGCGACGGCGGTCGGACCTTCCGGGTCGATTAA
- a CDS encoding ABC transporter ATP-binding protein/permease has translation MTAHHSSHHGSGVPDARDQGQGGSLAGTLRQLWPYIWPGERADLKLRVVWAMGLLLVAKLATLAVPFTFKWATDALSGHNTSPLAGADWATWVIASPLVLTASYGLMRVVMAVLTQWRDGIFAQVAMHAVRRLAYMTFVHMHELSLRFHLERKTGGLTRVLERGRNGIETIVRMVILQLVPTIIEVALLTGVLLWQFDWRYVAVIVATVAAYMYYTYIATEWRIGIRRRMNESDTEANTKAIDSLLNYETVKYFGAEQREAQRYDRSMERYEQASVMTYTSLAWLNTGQAVIFTFGLTATMVLCAIGIRNGTKTVGDFVMINAMMIQLYQPLNFMGMVYREIKQALIDIEKMFGVLGRRPEVKDVSGAPALAVTRGEVRFENVRFAYDPDRTILDGLSFTVPAGNTVAIVGPSGAGKSTISRLLFRLYDVSGGRILIDGQDIRAVTQASLRAAIGMVPQDTVLFNDTIRYNIRYGRWDASDAEVEEAARLAQIDGFIRLSPRGYETEVGERGLKLSGGEKQRVAIARTILKGPPILVLDEATSALDSHTEREIQDSLERISKSRTSVVIAHRLSTIVGADEIIVLDRGGIVERGRHADLLAAGGLYASMWNRQREAEEAREKLAQTGSAARPLDVGADADLDGDIEAAAPRHHEPLATPDAAE, from the coding sequence ATGACAGCACACCATTCTTCCCACCATGGCTCCGGGGTTCCCGACGCGCGCGACCAGGGCCAGGGCGGGTCGCTGGCGGGGACCTTGCGGCAGCTGTGGCCCTATATCTGGCCGGGGGAACGGGCCGACCTCAAGTTGCGGGTGGTCTGGGCCATGGGGCTGCTGTTGGTCGCCAAGCTGGCGACCCTGGCGGTGCCCTTCACCTTCAAATGGGCGACCGACGCCCTGAGCGGCCACAACACTTCGCCACTGGCGGGCGCGGACTGGGCGACCTGGGTGATCGCCTCGCCGCTGGTTCTGACCGCAAGCTACGGCCTGATGCGGGTGGTGATGGCGGTCCTGACGCAATGGCGGGACGGCATCTTCGCGCAGGTGGCGATGCATGCGGTCCGGCGCCTCGCCTATATGACCTTCGTCCACATGCACGAATTGTCGTTGCGCTTCCATCTGGAGCGCAAGACCGGCGGGCTGACGCGGGTGCTGGAGCGCGGCCGCAACGGCATCGAAACCATCGTGCGTATGGTGATCCTGCAACTCGTGCCGACCATCATCGAGGTCGCCCTGCTGACGGGCGTTCTGCTCTGGCAGTTCGACTGGCGCTACGTCGCGGTGATCGTCGCCACCGTCGCCGCCTACATGTACTACACCTACATCGCCACCGAATGGCGTATCGGCATCCGCCGGCGGATGAATGAATCCGATACCGAGGCCAATACCAAGGCGATCGACTCGCTGCTCAACTACGAGACGGTGAAGTATTTCGGCGCCGAGCAGCGGGAGGCGCAACGCTACGACCGCTCGATGGAGCGCTACGAGCAGGCGAGCGTCATGACCTACACTTCGCTCGCCTGGCTCAATACCGGGCAGGCGGTAATCTTCACCTTCGGCCTGACCGCGACCATGGTGCTGTGCGCCATCGGCATCCGCAACGGCACCAAGACGGTCGGCGATTTCGTCATGATCAACGCCATGATGATCCAGCTTTACCAGCCGCTCAACTTCATGGGCATGGTGTATCGCGAGATCAAGCAGGCGCTGATCGATATCGAGAAGATGTTCGGTGTGCTCGGCCGCCGCCCCGAGGTCAAGGATGTGTCGGGAGCCCCGGCGCTGGCGGTGACCCGTGGCGAGGTGCGCTTCGAGAATGTCCGCTTCGCCTATGATCCGGACCGCACCATCCTCGACGGTCTGAGCTTCACGGTGCCCGCGGGCAACACGGTCGCCATCGTCGGGCCATCGGGGGCGGGCAAGTCGACGATATCCCGCCTGCTGTTCCGCCTCTACGACGTCAGCGGCGGCCGCATCCTGATCGACGGCCAGGATATTCGCGCCGTCACCCAGGCGTCGCTGCGGGCCGCCATCGGCATGGTGCCGCAGGACACCGTGCTGTTCAACGACACGATCCGCTACAACATCCGCTACGGCCGGTGGGACGCCTCCGATGCCGAGGTCGAGGAAGCGGCGCGGCTCGCCCAGATCGACGGTTTCATCCGCCTGTCGCCCAGGGGCTACGAGACCGAAGTCGGCGAGCGCGGCTTGAAGCTGTCCGGCGGCGAGAAGCAGCGGGTGGCGATCGCGCGCACGATCCTCAAGGGGCCGCCGATCCTGGTGCTCGACGAGGCGACGTCCGCGCTCGACAGCCACACCGAGCGGGAGATCCAGGATTCGCTCGAACGCATTTCCAAGAGCCGCACCTCGGTGGTGATCGCCCATCGCTTGTCGACCATCGTCGGCGCCGACGAGATCATCGTGCTCGATCGCGGCGGGATCGTCGAGCGCGGCCGGCATGCCGACCTGCTCGCCGCGGGCGGTCTTTACGCCAGCATGTGGAATCGCCAGCGCGAGGCCGAGGAGGCGCGCGAAAAGCTCGCCCAGACCGGCTCTGCCGCGCGCCCGCTCGATGTCGGCGCAGATGCAGATCTCGACGGCGACATCGAGGCGGCAGCGCCTCGCCATCACGAGCCGCTGGCGACCCCGGACGCCGCCGAGTAA
- a CDS encoding TIGR00730 family Rossman fold protein has protein sequence MNTLPSRIRTVCVYCGSGPGTNPQFVTAAKAFGKALAEADIGLVYGGGSVGLMGAVAASVLDHGGRVTGIIPEFLTAKENALTRVQELIVTANMHERKQLMFDRSDAFVAFPGGIGTLEELVEQLTWAQLGRHNKPILLANIDGFWQPLLSLIEHMRETHFIRPGMAVKLLTANSVPEILPRLQQAAATETEADLAAASKVAQKMG, from the coding sequence ATGAACACGCTTCCCTCGCGAATCCGGACGGTCTGCGTCTATTGCGGCTCGGGCCCCGGCACCAACCCCCAATTCGTCACCGCTGCCAAAGCTTTCGGCAAGGCCCTGGCCGAAGCCGACATTGGTCTCGTCTATGGCGGCGGCTCGGTCGGACTGATGGGCGCTGTCGCCGCCTCCGTGCTCGATCACGGCGGCAGGGTCACCGGGATCATTCCGGAATTCCTCACCGCCAAGGAAAACGCCCTGACGCGCGTGCAGGAACTGATCGTCACCGCCAACATGCACGAGCGCAAGCAGCTGATGTTCGATCGCTCCGACGCCTTCGTCGCCTTCCCCGGCGGCATCGGCACGCTCGAGGAACTCGTCGAGCAGCTGACCTGGGCCCAGCTCGGCCGACATAACAAGCCGATCCTGCTCGCCAACATCGACGGCTTCTGGCAGCCGTTGCTCAGCCTGATCGAGCACATGCGCGAGACGCATTTCATCCGTCCCGGCATGGCGGTGAAGCTGCTCACCGCCAACTCGGTGCCGGAGATCCTGCCCCGCCTGCAGCAGGCGGCGGCCACCGAGACCGAGGCCGATCTCGCCGCGGCCAGCAAGGTCGCGCAGAAGATGGGTTGA
- the cimA gene encoding citramalate synthase, whose product MTAASRRERLYLFDTTLRDGAQTNGVDFTVHDKRLIAAMLDDLGIDYVEGGYPGANLTDTEFFSAKPKLGSAVFTAFGMTRRPGRSAANDPGLATLLGADADAICFVAKASDYQVRVALETTNEENLASIRDSVAAATAKGREVLVDCEHFFDGYKANKDYALACARTAYEAGARWVVLCDTNGGAMPHEIEAIVGEMIRHVPGDHLGIHAHNDTEQAVANSLAAVRAGVRQVQGTLNGLGERCGNANLCSLIPTLKLKREFADALEIGVTDDKLASLMQVSRTLDDMLNQPSNRHAPYVGESAFVTKAGIHASAILKDPETYEHVRPESVGNRRKVLVSDQAGRSNVLAELERSGIVFDRNDPRVNRLVEEMKEREAAGYSYESADASFELLARRTLGRVPEYFRVEQFDVNVEQRYNANGQRVTVALAVVKVNVDGEVLISAAEGNGPVNALDVALRKDLGKYQKYIDRLKLTDYRVRILNGGTEAVTRVLIESEDEDGERWMTVGVSPNIIDASFQALMDSVVYKLVKAGAPA is encoded by the coding sequence ATGACCGCCGCATCCCGCCGCGAACGGCTCTATCTGTTCGACACCACGCTGCGTGACGGCGCCCAGACCAACGGCGTCGATTTCACGGTGCATGACAAGCGCCTGATCGCGGCGATGCTCGACGATCTCGGCATCGACTATGTCGAAGGCGGCTATCCCGGCGCCAATCTCACCGATACGGAGTTCTTCTCGGCGAAGCCGAAGCTCGGCAGCGCGGTCTTCACGGCCTTCGGCATGACGCGGCGCCCCGGTCGCTCGGCGGCCAACGATCCTGGCCTCGCGACGCTGCTCGGGGCGGATGCCGACGCCATCTGCTTCGTCGCCAAGGCCTCGGATTACCAGGTGCGCGTCGCGCTCGAGACCACCAACGAGGAAAATCTCGCTTCGATCCGCGATAGCGTCGCAGCCGCCACGGCCAAGGGCCGCGAGGTATTGGTCGACTGCGAGCATTTCTTCGACGGCTACAAGGCCAACAAGGACTATGCGCTGGCCTGTGCCCGCACTGCCTACGAGGCGGGGGCCCGCTGGGTGGTGCTGTGCGACACCAATGGCGGCGCCATGCCCCATGAGATCGAGGCTATCGTCGGCGAAATGATCCGACATGTGCCGGGGGACCATCTCGGCATCCACGCCCACAACGACACCGAGCAGGCGGTGGCCAATTCGCTCGCCGCCGTGCGCGCCGGCGTGCGCCAGGTCCAGGGCACGCTCAACGGTCTCGGCGAGCGCTGCGGCAACGCCAATCTGTGTTCGCTGATTCCGACCCTGAAGCTGAAGAGGGAATTCGCCGATGCTCTCGAAATCGGCGTGACCGACGACAAGCTCGCCTCCCTGATGCAGGTGTCACGGACGCTGGACGACATGCTCAACCAGCCATCCAACCGCCATGCGCCTTACGTCGGCGAAAGCGCCTTCGTCACCAAGGCGGGAATCCATGCTTCCGCCATCCTCAAGGATCCCGAGACCTACGAGCATGTGCGGCCGGAATCCGTCGGCAATCGTCGCAAGGTGCTGGTGTCGGATCAGGCCGGCCGCTCCAACGTGCTGGCCGAGCTGGAGCGTTCGGGCATCGTCTTCGATCGCAATGATCCGCGCGTCAACCGTCTGGTCGAGGAGATGAAGGAGCGGGAGGCGGCTGGCTATTCCTACGAATCCGCCGACGCATCGTTCGAATTGCTGGCGCGGCGCACTCTCGGCCGCGTGCCGGAGTATTTCCGGGTCGAGCAGTTCGACGTCAATGTCGAGCAGCGCTACAATGCCAACGGCCAGCGGGTCACAGTGGCGCTGGCGGTGGTCAAGGTCAATGTCGACGGCGAGGTGCTGATCTCGGCGGCCGAAGGCAACGGCCCGGTCAACGCGCTCGATGTCGCCCTGCGCAAGGACCTCGGCAAGTACCAGAAATACATCGACCGGTTGAAGTTGACCGACTACCGCGTGCGTATCCTCAATGGCGGCACCGAGGCCGTGACGAGGGTCCTGATCGAGAGCGAGGACGAGGACGGCGAACGCTGGATGACCGTGGGTGTTTCGCCCAACATCATCGATGCCTCGTTTCAGGCGCTGATGGATTCGGTTGTCTACAAGCTCGTAAAGGCTGGGGCCCCGGCCTGA
- a CDS encoding GNAT family N-acetyltransferase: MARSQPSVGLRPYLPADAAVLAAIFVESIEGLTGDDYTEGQQQAWMSAADDEEHFGAALGKDLTLVATLESSPVGFASLKGADHIEMLYVHPSAAGQGVASALCEALEKLAAARGATRLTVDASDTAHDFFRKRGYADQQRSTVNVGDEWLVRTRMQKALVPVEKGPMQ; the protein is encoded by the coding sequence ATGGCTCGATCGCAACCATCCGTGGGGCTGCGGCCCTATCTGCCGGCCGATGCGGCGGTGCTCGCCGCGATCTTCGTCGAGAGCATCGAAGGGCTGACCGGCGACGATTATACTGAGGGCCAGCAGCAGGCCTGGATGAGCGCTGCCGACGACGAGGAGCATTTCGGTGCCGCGCTCGGCAAGGATCTGACCCTGGTGGCGACGCTCGAGTCGTCGCCGGTCGGCTTCGCCTCGTTGAAAGGGGCCGATCACATCGAGATGCTCTACGTCCATCCCAGCGCCGCCGGGCAGGGGGTTGCATCCGCGCTGTGCGAGGCGCTGGAGAAGCTCGCGGCGGCGCGCGGCGCCACCAGGCTGACGGTCGACGCCAGCGACACCGCCCATGATTTCTTCCGCAAGCGCGGCTATGCCGACCAGCAGCGCTCGACCGTCAATGTCGGCGACGAATGGCTGGTGCGCACCCGCATGCAGAAGGCGCTCGTACCGGTCGAGAAGGGTCCGATGCAATGA
- the cysS gene encoding cysteine--tRNA ligase — protein MTLAFYDTLTKEKRAFAPLDRDRVRMYVCGPTVYDFAHIGNARPVIVFDVLFRLLRHLYGAEHVTYVRNITDVDDKINDRAARDYPDLPLNQGIRKVTELTERQFHEDVDALGCLRPTIEPRATEHIAEMRAIIEKLIAGGHAYVAEDHVLFSVATMPAYGQLARRSLDEMLAGARVDVAPYKREPMDFVLWKPSKPGEPSWPSPGGITVAGRPGWHVECSAMAWKHLGERFDIHGGGIDLVFPHHENEIAQSCCAFHQQRMAETWMHNGFLQVEGEKMSKSLGNFITIRQLLADWPGEVLRLNMLKTHYRSPIDWTLKGLEESAKVLDEWYALSGAAGNRSEEPARPDQSVLDALCDDLNTPRAIAELHQLRSKAVHGDGAQFLQALTGSLRFLGFLKVSDAEWNAAKQKSAGVDAQAVEALIARRREARAQKNFAESDRIRDELAAMGVVLKDGKDAEGRPVTTWEIAR, from the coding sequence ATGACACTGGCATTCTACGATACCTTGACCAAGGAGAAGCGTGCCTTCGCGCCGCTCGATCGAGACCGGGTGCGGATGTATGTCTGCGGTCCGACGGTCTATGACTTCGCCCATATCGGCAACGCCCGGCCGGTGATCGTCTTCGACGTGTTGTTCCGGCTGCTGCGCCATCTCTACGGCGCCGAGCACGTCACCTATGTGCGCAACATCACCGACGTCGACGACAAGATCAACGACCGCGCGGCGCGCGATTATCCGGACTTGCCGCTCAACCAGGGGATCCGCAAGGTTACCGAACTGACCGAGCGTCAGTTTCATGAAGACGTCGATGCGCTCGGCTGCCTGAGGCCGACCATCGAGCCGCGCGCCACCGAGCACATCGCCGAGATGCGCGCGATCATCGAAAAGCTGATCGCAGGCGGCCATGCGTATGTGGCCGAGGACCACGTGCTGTTTTCGGTGGCCACCATGCCGGCCTACGGTCAGCTGGCGCGGCGCTCGCTCGACGAGATGCTGGCCGGCGCCCGGGTCGATGTCGCGCCCTACAAGCGCGAGCCGATGGACTTCGTGCTGTGGAAGCCGTCGAAGCCCGGCGAGCCTTCATGGCCGTCGCCAGGCGGCATCACCGTGGCTGGTCGTCCGGGCTGGCACGTCGAGTGCTCGGCCATGGCCTGGAAGCACCTCGGCGAGCGCTTCGACATCCATGGCGGGGGCATCGATCTCGTCTTTCCGCACCACGAGAACGAGATCGCCCAGTCCTGCTGCGCCTTCCATCAGCAGCGCATGGCCGAGACCTGGATGCACAACGGCTTCCTGCAGGTCGAAGGCGAGAAGATGTCGAAGTCGCTCGGCAACTTCATCACCATCCGTCAACTGCTGGCGGACTGGCCGGGCGAGGTGTTGCGCCTCAACATGCTCAAGACCCATTACCGCTCGCCCATCGACTGGACGCTGAAGGGGCTCGAGGAAAGCGCCAAGGTCCTGGACGAGTGGTATGCGCTCTCGGGCGCGGCCGGAAATCGTTCGGAGGAGCCTGCAAGGCCGGATCAGTCGGTTCTGGATGCGCTGTGCGATGACCTGAACACGCCGCGGGCAATTGCCGAGTTGCATCAGCTGCGCAGCAAGGCGGTGCATGGCGACGGAGCACAGTTCCTGCAAGCGTTGACGGGCTCGCTCAGGTTTCTCGGGTTCCTCAAGGTCTCCGACGCGGAGTGGAACGCGGCCAAGCAGAAGAGCGCCGGCGTCGATGCGCAGGCCGTCGAGGCCCTGATCGCCAGGCGCCGCGAGGCGCGTGCGCAAAAGAATTTCGCCGAGTCCGACCGCATCCGCGATGAACTCGCGGCCATGGGGGTCGTGCTCAAGGACGGCAAGGACGCCGAGGGGCGACCGGTCACCACCTGGGAGATCGCACGATGA
- a CDS encoding DUF2865 domain-containing protein, whose translation MPFSFILRPLLATALIGLAAPAALAQGAPPPAAPPAGGTVTNPMCQRLEGQLALIDRGGGDPAKTDQIRRYEDAQARQQAELDRVTTQAKRMGCDSSGFLSLFSGQSAQCGPVNNQIQQMRANLDQITNSLQQLRGGGNSDREMQRRSVLTALAQNGCGPQYAAAARAAQPAGFFDNLFGGGNNGAPPPGAVMAPESGASSGTYRTVCVRSCDGYYFPISFATVPGRFADDERTCKSLCPAADATLFTYRNPGEDINQAVSINGQPYSSSPNAFRYRQSFDAACSCKAAGQSWADALKNIDDKAAAEQQGDIIVTEDRAKRMSQPQPGATKASASRKGAAPAAAPAAPAAAAPTDQPPADPATTGSKQIRSVGPTFIPAR comes from the coding sequence CTGCCGTTTTCGTTCATCCTGCGGCCGCTTCTCGCGACCGCGCTGATCGGCCTCGCCGCGCCCGCCGCACTGGCCCAGGGCGCGCCACCGCCTGCCGCTCCGCCCGCCGGCGGGACCGTGACCAATCCGATGTGCCAGCGCCTGGAAGGCCAGCTCGCGCTGATTGATCGCGGCGGTGGCGACCCGGCCAAGACCGACCAGATTCGCCGTTACGAGGACGCACAGGCCCGCCAGCAGGCCGAACTCGATCGGGTTACCACCCAGGCCAAGCGGATGGGCTGCGACAGCTCCGGTTTCCTGTCGCTGTTCAGCGGCCAGTCGGCGCAATGCGGACCGGTGAACAACCAGATCCAGCAGATGCGGGCCAATCTCGACCAGATCACCAACAGCCTGCAGCAGCTGCGCGGCGGCGGCAATTCCGACCGCGAAATGCAGCGCCGTTCGGTGCTGACCGCCCTCGCCCAGAACGGCTGCGGCCCGCAATATGCGGCTGCGGCCCGCGCCGCCCAGCCTGCCGGCTTCTTCGACAACCTGTTCGGCGGCGGCAATAACGGCGCTCCGCCACCGGGGGCCGTCATGGCGCCCGAGTCCGGCGCCTCCTCCGGCACCTATCGCACGGTCTGCGTGCGGAGCTGCGACGGCTATTACTTCCCGATTTCCTTTGCCACGGTGCCAGGCCGCTTCGCCGACGACGAGCGAACCTGCAAGAGCCTGTGCCCTGCCGCGGATGCGACGCTGTTCACCTACAGAAATCCCGGCGAGGACATCAACCAGGCAGTCTCGATCAATGGCCAGCCCTATTCCTCGTCGCCCAACGCGTTCCGCTATCGCCAGTCATTCGATGCGGCCTGCAGCTGCAAGGCGGCCGGACAGAGCTGGGCGGACGCGTTGAAGAACATCGACGACAAGGCGGCGGCCGAACAGCAAGGGGACATCATCGTCACCGAAGACCGCGCCAAACGCATGTCGCAGCCGCAGCCAGGCGCCACCAAGGCGAGTGCAAGCCGCAAGGGTGCAGCTCCGGCTGCAGCGCCCGCCGCGCCGGCCGCCGCTGCCCCGACCGACCAGCCGCCGGCGGATCCGGCCACCACCGGCAGCAAGCAGATCCGCTCCGTCGGACCAACCTTTATCCCGGCTCGCTGA